From Arthrobacter sp. FW306-2-2C-D06B, a single genomic window includes:
- a CDS encoding acyl-CoA thioesterase has protein sequence MSELPSHSVTLRFLASPTDVGHSGSVDAGTVLEWVDKAAYAAAVGWSKSYCVTAYVGNIHFADPVNSGDMVEVEATIVYTGRSSMHIRTTVSSGDPKGGPATMRSQCLVIFVAVGADGRPVPVPQFEPSTPEEIEHRDNALARIAVREKIVEAMNAQEYTDAGTAERVVLRFMAAPTDVNWGGKVHGGIVMKWIDEAAYVCASRYCGKDTVAVFSGGVRFYRPLLIGDVVEVEARLVYTGHKGMHIAVHVRSGNPKSREMNLTTYCLTVMVARDETGTSVPIPHWEPETGEDRRLHAHARELLEIRGRAPGNRMPDHLLNGG, from the coding sequence ATGAGCGAGCTCCCCTCACACTCCGTCACGCTGCGGTTCCTGGCCTCCCCCACCGACGTCGGACACAGCGGGTCCGTCGACGCCGGCACAGTCCTTGAGTGGGTGGACAAGGCGGCGTACGCGGCAGCTGTCGGCTGGTCGAAGTCCTATTGCGTCACGGCATATGTCGGCAACATCCATTTCGCCGACCCCGTGAACAGCGGAGACATGGTCGAGGTGGAAGCGACCATCGTCTACACGGGCCGCTCTTCCATGCACATCCGGACCACCGTGTCCTCAGGCGATCCCAAGGGCGGTCCGGCCACGATGCGCAGCCAGTGCCTGGTGATCTTCGTTGCTGTCGGCGCCGACGGCCGCCCCGTTCCAGTCCCCCAGTTCGAGCCGTCGACGCCGGAGGAAATCGAGCATCGTGACAACGCCCTCGCGCGGATCGCCGTGCGGGAAAAGATCGTCGAAGCGATGAACGCACAGGAATATACCGACGCCGGGACGGCCGAGCGCGTTGTCCTCCGCTTCATGGCGGCTCCCACCGACGTGAACTGGGGAGGGAAGGTCCACGGCGGCATCGTCATGAAGTGGATCGATGAGGCCGCCTACGTCTGCGCTTCCCGCTATTGCGGCAAGGACACCGTGGCGGTGTTCTCCGGCGGCGTGCGGTTCTATCGCCCGCTCTTGATCGGCGACGTGGTGGAAGTAGAAGCCCGGCTCGTCTACACAGGGCACAAAGGCATGCACATAGCCGTCCATGTCCGCTCCGGAAACCCCAAGAGCCGTGAGATGAACCTGACCACCTACTGCCTCACGGTCATGGTGGCCAGGGACGAAACCGGCACGTCCGTTCCGATCCCGCACTGGGAACCGGAAACCGGCGAGGACCGGCGCCTTCACGCCCACGCCCGCGAATTGCTGGAAATCCGGGGACGGGCCCCCGGAAACCGGATGCCGGATCATCTGCTCAACGGCGGTTAG
- a CDS encoding TfoX/Sxy family protein yields MLAEEWFNALIDEFRAVPGVSVPGEPGQHGFGSSALKVHGSIFAMVSGGRLVVKLPRDRVSALIGTGAGAPFDAGKGRAMKEWLTVMADDQESRLTLAREALDFVGSAHH; encoded by the coding sequence ATGTTGGCTGAGGAATGGTTCAACGCACTCATCGACGAATTCAGGGCCGTCCCGGGTGTGAGCGTGCCCGGCGAACCGGGACAGCATGGATTCGGTTCCTCGGCATTGAAGGTTCACGGCTCGATTTTCGCGATGGTTTCGGGTGGCAGGCTTGTTGTGAAGCTGCCACGAGATCGGGTCAGTGCCCTGATCGGGACCGGAGCCGGGGCGCCGTTCGACGCCGGAAAGGGGCGTGCCATGAAGGAGTGGCTCACGGTTATGGCCGACGATCAGGAGTCAAGGCTCACCCTCGCCCGTGAAGCCCTGGACTTCGTTGGATCTGCGCACCACTAG
- the dnaB gene encoding replicative DNA helicase has product MSVTHLDSIEGGRTSDASRKPPQDIPAEQSVLGGMMLSKDAIADVVEIVRGHDFYRPAHETIYESIIDLYGRGEPADAVTVSDELTKRGEINRIGGPAYLHELIQTVPTAANAGYYAEIVAERAVLRRLVNAGTKIVQMGYGQDGEVEDLVNQAQAEIYAVAERRTAEDYVALKDVMESTVDEIEASGHRGEGMTGVPTGFYELDELTHGLHPGQMIVIAARPAVGKSTFALDFARSAAIKHNLATVMFSLEMGRNEIAMRLLSAEATIGLQDLRKGTIKDEQWSKIATTMGRMNDAPLFIDDSPNMSLMEIRAKCRRLKQQHDLKLVILDYLQLMSSGKKVESRQQEVSEFSRALKLLAKELQVPVIALSQLNRGSEQRQDKRPMVSDLRESGSIEQDADMVILLHREDVYDKESPRAGEADILIAKHRNGPTKDIVVAFQGHYSRFANMAGETGGGGF; this is encoded by the coding sequence TTGTCAGTTACGCACTTGGATTCGATCGAGGGCGGCCGGACATCGGACGCCAGCCGCAAACCTCCCCAGGACATTCCCGCTGAGCAGTCGGTTCTGGGCGGCATGATGTTGTCCAAGGACGCCATTGCCGACGTCGTGGAAATTGTCCGCGGCCATGACTTCTACCGCCCGGCCCACGAGACGATCTACGAGTCGATCATCGATCTCTACGGCCGCGGCGAACCTGCCGATGCCGTCACAGTGTCCGATGAGCTGACCAAACGCGGCGAGATCAACAGGATCGGCGGCCCTGCCTACCTGCACGAGCTCATCCAGACCGTGCCCACGGCGGCCAACGCGGGCTACTACGCCGAAATCGTGGCTGAGCGAGCGGTCCTGCGCCGACTCGTCAACGCCGGCACCAAGATCGTCCAGATGGGCTACGGCCAGGATGGAGAGGTCGAAGACCTCGTCAACCAGGCCCAGGCCGAGATCTATGCCGTGGCCGAACGACGCACGGCGGAAGACTACGTGGCGCTCAAGGACGTCATGGAATCCACCGTTGACGAGATCGAGGCATCCGGCCATCGCGGCGAAGGCATGACGGGTGTCCCCACCGGGTTCTATGAACTCGATGAGCTCACCCACGGCCTGCACCCGGGCCAGATGATCGTCATCGCCGCGCGCCCCGCCGTCGGTAAGTCCACGTTCGCGCTTGACTTCGCCCGTTCCGCTGCCATCAAGCACAACCTCGCCACCGTGATGTTCTCCCTGGAAATGGGACGCAACGAAATCGCGATGCGCCTGCTGTCCGCGGAAGCCACCATTGGCCTCCAGGACCTGCGCAAGGGCACCATTAAGGACGAGCAGTGGTCCAAGATCGCCACCACGATGGGGCGCATGAACGATGCGCCGTTGTTCATTGATGACAGCCCCAATATGTCCCTCATGGAAATCAGGGCCAAGTGCCGTCGCCTGAAGCAGCAGCACGACCTCAAGCTGGTGATCCTCGACTACCTCCAGCTCATGAGCTCCGGCAAGAAGGTGGAATCCCGCCAGCAGGAAGTCTCCGAATTCTCGCGTGCCCTCAAACTGTTGGCCAAGGAGCTGCAGGTTCCGGTCATCGCGCTCTCGCAGCTCAACCGTGGATCCGAACAGCGCCAGGACAAGCGGCCCATGGTCTCGGACCTCCGTGAATCGGGTTCCATCGAGCAGGACGCCGACATGGTCATCCTGCTCCACCGCGAAGACGTCTACGACAAAGAATCCCCCCGCGCCGGCGAGGCCGACATCCTCATCGCCAAGCACCGCAACGGTCCCACCAAGGACATCGTGGTTGCCTTCCAGGGGCACTACTCCCGCTTCGCCAATATGGCGGGCGAGACGGGCGGCGGCGGGTTCTAG